The genomic window ctccgcTGCCAGTCGGGGTCCTGGTGGGTACCAGCAGCCCAAGCCCCTTCTATCCAGTGAGTCTTCACCTAGCAAGTCTCCCTGCAGCTcctctggggaggaggagttacaCTCAGGAGGGAGGGCTCCAGGAAGCTGCTCAAAACGCAGTACCGCCCAGCAGAGCAGATCTGAGGGGGAGATGCCACTTCCATCGCCTGAGCTGCgcagagggatggggaaatcAGGAAGGCGGCATCTCAGGATGCCGCGATTCCTATGTTGGGGTCGTAACCGAAAACAGGCACTTCTCTTCACTCTTCAAGCAACTAAGCAGTCATGTTTTTGATAGCTCCGCTTGTACATAGCTTGGACACAATAAAATAGTTTGtagacaagacggactttgtctTTACTCGGGAGCAACCGCTAAGCGGATCTGACACTCATATTTTATGTAACAAAAATAAGTCAAATAATacaatattttgctttatttatggCATAAATAATCAATATTATAATAGCAATCAAAAGAACCATTAAAGTTAGAAGATAATGAGAATAGAATGACTTTGATACTTTGGATGGGACAATTTGATACAAAGCATAAATTGTATGAGAATGTTAATTATTTACAAAAATTTAATGAAAGAAACAATTTTTATTGTGAGAAATCATAATCAGCCTTACAATTTGTTACTTAAAATCTAAATTACGCATGAAAACTAACAGTGTTTCACACATATCATAGACTTTATGGCAGGTTTtcttaacaaaacagcaaaacatattaatctttcctcaaacacctatccattaaaaaaaaactttggaaaaacttttaaaaatagtaatttaaaacaaaatgcttaTAAAAAATAAGATAATTACTCAACGTTTAGCTTCTATTTCATATTATATCCACTTAAGTCAATAGAAAAAGTATAACGAGATGTTTTTCGAGGTGTGCCCTTTGGGAAATTTGGTTTTGGCAACTGCGAAACAACATCCTTGAAATCAACACTTGCCTCATCTTCTACAATTGGGGAAGACAAACATACAAGATCCTGGTTTTCTTCCTGAGATATGACACTTGATAATCACTAATATTATATTCAGAAATGACTTTGGCCATGTAGAAAACAACAGTTTTTTTCTTTGGAACACATAATGGAAGAGCAAGCCTGGGGCAGCATTCAtaccctgcacccaggggcggggccagccccggggcctctgaggagtctgcctgcctcttcccactcagccaccctacagctgagggagaggaggTGGGCGGACCATTTGTGGCAGCtcagagcctgcaggtgcccaagccaccgcatcattCCCAGGAGAGAAGCTTGGCTCGGGTGCGTTGCAGGCTCTGCGGCGAGGGcctcctgccattttgtcaccccttcagtggtgacacccagggcggcccccACACACACCGCACACCCTTCCTCTACCCCCACACAGAGGAACctagctaggttggcaggagctgggacagagcaacaggagctcaccctgttgtgtggatttgaaccgccaaccgtccaatcagcaagcccaagagtctcagtggtttaaaccacagcgccacccccattccatgtatgtatatgtgtgtgtgtgtgtgtgtgtgtgtgtgtgtaactaagcACATCCTCCCTTTAatcacactgcctaggcttgcaccccagggaagtcacttcggtgctgctaacacagcggtttgactttgccccctgaggcacactccattgtctaaTGAGACATATGGATACCAACAAGAACAATCCACTCTGCACTCCATTGACAAAACTCCCCATATTCTGGGGGGGATAGCTGTCATAAGTCCCACTATTAAACTACAGCTCACTAGAACTGGATGCAGTTCAGTAGCTTGGCCATGACATATTTCGTGATCTTATTGGTGCTCAGCAGCTGATAGAAACCATCTAGGTGTCCTTACCTAattggctgctgcagcagcaggtaGAAGCAAGCCAGGGTTATAAACTGAAGGTAACCTAAGGAGAAGAGAGCTTACTCTACAAGCAAGAGGGAAGAGCAAACATCTCAGCCCAAAGGAGCAAGTGCCAAAGTAATAAGAGGCACTACAGGACGTTTTGGAGAAAACCTAGGTATGTATAAAAAGGGTCTGAAAAGTAATTGTTCATAATACACCATCCAAAAAGGATAGGTTGAAAATGTTCATGATTTTCCAAATTACAGAGGGGAGGAGTAGAACTAGACAATGAAAGTGTTGAGTTAGGTGATGAGATAACCGACAAGGCAATGGTGTCCGGCAGGCACTGAGCTTCTCCTGTCAGTTATAGCAGAGATACACAGCAGCAGTCTGGTTTGCAGCAGCTTGTCTGTGTTGGAATTCTAGCAGTCAAATAAATCACCAGCCCTTGGCTTCTTCTAATCTACGAAGCTTTATTTACAGTGGCAAAGAATACATTCCGGGAGACAAAGCAGGCATTGCTCTCTCCCTCACGCCATAAATCAAACTGAACAGTGAACAGACTGAACAAAGGTAAATGCCCGTGTGTGGCACACGCCAGTGACAGAACGGAACATCCTGTGAGCTGTTGACCCTGTAAGCCCTGGGTCTCCTCACAGAAAGTGCAGGGAAAAGCAGGAGGAGGTATGTGGGGCAGAGACAACTAGCTGAATGCCACCTGCCCCCTTGCAGAAGTGGCATTTAACACCAGGGCCTGGTGAAGCTGCCTGAGTGGCTGAAGCAGCTCAGGACACTCCCCAGACTAGGACACCTTGCATTGGTGCTGAGGAAGATACAATGTAAGctgggctgtcttaagcatatctggcaccgtggtgcaaagatccctctggccacgcgcccccctttcccagagttgttgaccttttggctggcggggtggcatgacGCGGGACCAGGACTCCCatgatgcagggggcaataaccagaggtATAGTAAGGTCACTGATCTTACAAGGCAaccctctgcatgtttactcagcagtaagCCCTATCGACCATACTTTCTCCTAGAACTACAAGTGCTTAGAATTGTAGCCTTGGTTTGCTTACTGAAAACGTTTATGCTGCAAACCTgctaagcacatttacttggggggcgggggggggagaaagaaacgGGAATGAAACCCCCAAGCACACTCTTAATGCTTTCCCCCTAAAGTCCTACTAGCTGCAGTCAAAAGGCTTGCAGATTCAGAGGCAAAACTAGAGAAGGAAAAGCTCAGTCAGTAGGTAGGTAGACCATTTCACTTTTAATGTTGTAGGGATGTGTATAGAAACTAGgtgaggggacacacacacacacacacacaaatacacacacgtATTTTCATTTCTTCCTCACGTTTATAACCAGGTCACAAAGACATACTTCAGTCTGGTTTAAAATGGTGTCTGAGCaatggaactacagtggtacctcaacttacgaattactcgacatacgaatttttcgacttacgaatgaaaaaggTGCCCGCACACCTAcaaatttttcaacatccgaaggacatccgttggcggttttagatggggtttacttgacttacgaattttagatgcggtttactcgacttacgattttttcccgaatttttcgtttccaatgcattcctatggggaaatcacttttttcgacttacgaatttttcgacctacgaatgtgcattcagaacggattaaattcgtaagtcgaggtaccactgtacaatgttcTACATTGCTGAGATGAAGTTGAAAGGGCAAAGGGCAGAGAGAAAGTGCCCAGATTATAGGTATGGATACGCCTTCCCCTAACAGGACACTGTGGGAGCGTTTCTTAGAGGGAACTTACAGGACTCTGAGCTTCAGCTCCTCTCATGTGCCTATGTAGCAAACATGCAtcgttggtttgactgcattgtaaaaaaccccataaatctcagggtcatgggttcgagccctttgggcaaaaaaaaaattctgcattttagggggttggactagatgaccctcaggttccctttcaactctacaattctattatttttatgccacttttaaaaattgattttccaTAATTTTAAACAAATTGTCACCAGACTATTACAAATTAATACAATTATTCTAAGCATCACACAAACCTTTAAATTCATGCTTATTGAGTAGTGCACATTTCCAAACGTGGGGCGGGAATCAAGTGGGAATTTTTATTCTGGATCCATAGGAAATGGTGACTATTCATTGCAAAGAACCATGTTGAACTGGAGTGTGGAAAGCAATGTGCTGGGCacgcaaggctgcaatcctatccagaGTTACGCAAAAACAACATTCATTAggattttcagatttttttttaaattcccaaCTTCTTCCCAGTGCATCACATAAATAAGTGAAAACTGAAGAGGACAATGTCatgcgccccccccaaaaaaatccgaCAGTTGAGGTCTCGCCTCTGCTACAGTATTTTCTTTGGCCCCAAGTGGCACCCCTGGGGTGGGGCATCGCTCCTTGCatatgacgtcatgacgcatgcacacagAGCGGCGCATCTGCCCAGctcagcgaggaggggtgtcacgccaagcatgacgcccctcctcgctggcctgcccagCTCCGTCCAGGGAGCCCAGCAGtgaaaaaaagctgctgaaagggggaaagcccacttccagcggcttttttcgccgctggctggaggtgccaattgcagggggtggggccccgccccgagtttcacccccccagggtgctacctggggcagcccgcccccctcccccttgctccgcctctgGCTGCCAGAGCAGGAGGCAAAGCACAACATCCTACATTTCCTAGGACCTTCTGAATGATTCGGCCTTGGTTTCTGGGGTGTTGCTCCCTCTGAATCACTCCAAACAGCCTCCTGTTGCAAATCCATTTCCAAAAAACCCTCTTCTTGAAGTAGGCCATTAAAAACAATACCCAAAATTACCAAGCACACCCCTTCGCCTGTTTTCGGGCCACCCTGCAGAACAGGGCAGagtaaatatgatgatgatgatgatgatgatgatgatgatgatgatgatgatgatacctcacccatctgactgggttgccctggcCACTTTCAGCGGCTTccgacagatataaaaacataacaaaacaccacacatttaaaagcttccctatatagggcccCTGTAAAGGAAATCCCCTGTTCAGTCGTGGAACATCCCCAAGTGCCATGGGCAAGTCCCTCTCCTTCTTGGCCAAACcctccttgcagggttgttgttgttgtggaatcTTTGCAAAATGCGAAGGTGTCCCCTTACCCGCCCTGTCCTGACTTCCAGGATcagaaagaaatatttatttaaaagagagcGAGCAGAGGGGAAGCCCTATTTTCTACCTTCAAAGCCCACAGCCCTGCAATGTCtcctctgcatagctgtcaactttcggatttgaaaataagggatcagcagcctcacctatccggggacagtcacatggcagtggtgggcggagccagaagcaaaagtgggcggggcagcaatgtaaactccatatttgtacattgtgcaagtacagtctcccacccacccacccccagcccagcAGGCCAGCCGCCGAAAGGGGGTCCTTGAGAAGAGGGTGAcaaagaggcagtggaagaggtTCTAATAAATTTGGAAGGATACAGTTCCCTGTCTTGGGGAAAAGGAGATTAACATTCACACCAGGTATGAGATGTTCGCTACCCCTTATCACTGTGCTGCAACCATGAGGGAAAGGCgcctttctcttttttgtctttttccccctttccgtttctttccttccttttttttatttggaaaaaaaatgggagATGGAGTGAGCATGTGTTTTGGTGTGCTGTTGCTTTGAAGCGGGGCGGGCAGGGAGAGGTGAGCTGTGGGCACTGGTGTGACAGGAGCAGGAAGAATGGAGTTTACATAGGACAGTTTCATAGGACACCACCCCCACTTAGCGGCCATGTGGCCAAAGCACAGACCTTgtggcctctccctctccctctcgccTTTAACCCTTCATCGCCCGTGACTTGTGAGCCGGGCAGAAAGCAGTCCTTTTGTAAACCCGGGAATTATACGGGTTTTTCAGCCATCCGGGGGAGCAGCGGGAAATGTGTTTAGAAACGGGAGgttcccggccaatacgggagaCTTGGCACCACTGCTCCTCTGTCTCAGATTCCTCCAGCTGAGATTAGCAGCTCATTCATTTCCTTTGCTGCACCAACACCTGCAGCTCATCTGCATCGCCTGGCACCCGTCTCTAACAACTTGCAAATCCTCACCGGGGAATCACGGCCACCAAACCAGAACTGACATCATTCAACTGGGATGTAAGAGAGCGTCTAGGAAGGAAGTGACAGGAGGCGAGTGGGGGGAAAGAACAGCTCACAGGCTTTGTAACATCacggatggaggagagagagagagagagagagagagaggaagcttcACAACTACAAGCCCGGCGAAGCTTCTCTTGCTTgtgtcctccctcctcctctcctcctcttctcccctctcccccaatcaggggcgttgctggggaggggcggtgggggcggtacgcccccagtgacagggtgagcagcggcgggtgggggtgccaagcggcggcccctcccgccactcccacgcgccgctgctccctccgtcaccccgggagcagcagcacacggatggggtgcttctgccgcttttttccggcgggggggcgaccagcgaggggggttgtcacgcttgtcaccccctcctcgctggtcaccaccccccgccgaaaaaaccgcggggggcggggaaagcctggaaaggaagcagagcaggcgcgtttaagcgccgctctgcttctttttccgctttccgccgcttttttcggcagggggggcccgaccagcgaggtgggggtcacgcttgtcaccccctcctcgctggtcaccaccccccgccgaaaaaaccgcgggggggggcggggaaagcctggaaaggaagcagagcaggcgcgtttaagcgccgctctgcttctttttccgctttccgccgcttttttcggcagggggggccgaccagcgaggtgggggtcacgcttgtcaccccctcctcactggtcaccaccccccgccgaaaaaaagcctcggaaagggggaaatcccccctttctgtatacacgtgcgtcgtgacgtcatgatgacgtcacggcgcgcgcgcgtcgtgcccctcccccagggggtgcctctgcgctgccgccgcccccagcagcgcagaggctagcgacgccactgccccCAATCCCAAATGAATACCGAGCTGTACAAACACAGTGAGAGTGAGGTGAGAGACCAGCTAGGAGTCTAGAAGTGGATGAAAAGGCGATGGCAAAGcactctcgctctctctttctctctcgcccCTCTCTAGTCTCAACGAGATTGATAAATTACTCCACTACCCTACTTGAAAGGGAGCAAGGAAGGAGGACACTCGGAGGTCCCCAGCGGCAacatttgcaaacaaaacaaaacaaaaacctggtgGGTCGGTGGGAtggctggctggggtggatgTGAAGCCAGGAGAGTGAGGGGAGGCTCCAGCATCTCCCTGCCGCCACTCCCCttttgtagcgtggggttagtgatttcagtaaatgatttcagctttctgacatagcaggcaggatacagcttcttcatgtaatacTCTTTATTCAgccaaacaagactggagactgaggagcgggaagctacatttatagggacagaagactggttagaaaggatacattttggagggaacaatctcaggcaatcacaaagctgccttttggtgggcaataagactgaggatccaaatacagcagcttaaatgaaccaatagtagctgttccttctggaacagaaaggcagttactttaccctaatgcgaatacagacaatagtaatacagatataaaaaccattgaatcaatacacaacagctcCCCCACTCTCCTGGCTGCGAAAATGGTCTCCTCAGCATCCCCTTCCCTTCACACCGTCTCCCCGCgccccccagtggcagcttcaggaactgcagggctCTTTCCAAGCTCTGTTCAGCTCTCagctcttccctggagtcccaGACGACTCCAACTCAGCCCGGACTCCCAACCAGGAGCCCTCCAGAgcttggcgccctggtgcaatgcGCCACTTGCACCACAGGGTACAGATGGGTCTGAATATAAGGCAAGCCTGCTGTGGATGATGGGCTACATCACTGGCAAGGATGATGAACTAGAGGGAACCCCAGCTGATGAAGTGTTACTTcatcacaatttatttattttagcaaagCAAATGGATCAATCAGGGCACAGTAAGGCCGCTGTCTGCTAGGATCCAAATATTGTGAGAATTGGAAACTCAGCAGCTAAATCCTAGAGGTAGGAAGTTGTTAAGAAAGCTAGTGCTTCATGTGATTCTAGCAGGGTAGCTGAAGGAGCCACAAGGCCCCCACTAATTTTGACTCATACCAACTGATTTCTTTGTTAAATCTAGACTATAACATCTTTATGGCCATTCTGGTCAATGGATTAAAAATAGCTATATACACCTAGAACAAACTGGTTTTGTTCCAGGGCAAAGAATGACTGATCCAATAAGAAAATCATCAAACATTCTTCATTTtagtaaaaaagcaaaaacaaatcaaaaacaaaacactttagCAAGTCTCTCACTTCGAATTTTTTTAAGCACTTAATTGTGTAGAACCAAATTATTTAATGGAAGTAGTTAAGAAAATGAATTTGGCTCCAAATTTGTATAAATTCTGAAAGGCATATATATCCTTCTGTATACAAAGTAAATTACATGCAGGTACCACTATCTGCCTGCTCCAtatgtgaaaattcacttatccaaacttGCTATGCACTATACAGATTCAGATATCTAAACAGGTAAGGTTTTCCCAGTTCCTTActtctttgttctttgttttggtagcagccatttcaggaagaaacctTGGGGAGAATGGGGagaaggattggacaaatccCTGATTAGAAAAGTTCCCAAAGGAAATAATGGAAACTGTCAACTTGTTATATGCAAACACTCACCTAACAAATGATTTCAAGGGAATGCATTGTGGGACCTGTATGTATTTCTGTTACATAGTTCTGTAGAACTAGGCCACAAGCAACACATGAGGATGACTCATTCCCAGTAAATTTTGCTTTTGACCAAAATGAATTATTCAAGTATATTTCCATAGGAGAGTGCTAATACATTCTGTCTGGTGGTGTTTGCGGTTTTCTTTTTAGTGAATCTCAAATTGCAATGAAACCAACCATCCTCCTCTCCTTGTTACTGATTGTCCTTCAAGTCCACAGTGGTTATGGAGGTAAAGATTCAGTTCAAGAAAAGCTTGTTTCCAGCATTGACGACTTTGCCTTTAAATTCTCCAAACACATAACTTCACGTCAAGGTGCCAGAAATATTTTCTTCTCCCCTATGAGTATCTCCATGGCATTTTCACTGGTCGGCATGGGTGCTAAATCAAACACCCAAAAGCAAATTTACAAAGGACTCGGATTGAATTCAATTGACACAAGCAAGATACATGCAGGATTTCAAGAGTTCCTCAAGGCACTGACCAGTTCAAAACATGAAGGCACGGTGAACATTGGGAATGGCTTGTACCTAGCTAAGGGCATCAAAATAGCTACTAAGTACAATAAGGATCTCCAAAGTTTCTACAAATCTGAGATCTTTGCTGTTAACTTCAAAGACAACGTAGTGGCTGAAAAGCAGATAAATGATTATGTGAAGGACAACACTAAAGGGAAAATACCAGAAGTAGTTAAAGGCTTAGATCCAAACTCCATGATGGTTCTTGTGAACTATATCTACTTCAAAGGTATGTTGAAGAAAGATAAGTAATCAATATTTAAGGCTttgaattgtattattattattattattattattattataccccacccatctggctgggttgccaggAGTATACCTTCAAAACAAAGGAAGCTTTACTAACTAAAGCACATCACTTTGTCATCATTGCCTGCCAAGTTATCAGTTGCAAAGGGGCGGCTTGAAAACTGTTGAAAGTCCCAAAACATGTAGCATTCAATGCAGCGTAAGAGAAGGAGACAAGATGAGTCTGAGGTGGCTAACCTGAAGGCTCCCAAATGTTTTTGGGTTACATCTTCCACCATCCTTAACCATTGGGCACGCTGGCTGACACTGATGGTggtgaagtccagcaacatccagaaggccCCAAGATCCCTGCCCCTGGATTTTTATCTACCAGGCAGGAAGCAGTTCCCCTTGAATCAGTCCACGTTTGGGCCCATGGGACCCCACTATTCCCATTCCTTCTCTCCCTTGCTATCTTCTGAAACATCAACAGCATGTTGACTTACCCTTGGCAATCTTCCTCCTTTGTCTGCACTCTCCTGATTCAACACACTGCTTTCATATACATGGCTGAAGGTTAATTCTCAAATAGGCAACTaactcttccttttttttctaaGATGAGTGGCAAGATCCATTCGATCCTGAAAATACagagaaaaaagatttttttgttGATGAAAGGACAACTGTGAAAGTCGACATGATGCAGAAAAATGGCTATTTTAGACATGTACGCGATGAACAACTTTCCTGCTGGGTCCTTGAACTTCCTTACAAAGGAGGTGCTGTTGCCTGGTTCATTCTGCCTGACAAAGGAAAACTGAAGAAAGTTGAGGATGGTTTGCAGGGGAAAACTTTGTCCAAATGGAGAAAATCTTTTCAAACAGGGTAAGCCTTTCCTCTGCTGTTTCTATATGTCCCTGTAGTTCTTAGTATTTATTAACGCATGGAATAAAGGCATCTGTTTTTAAATCAAGGAGGACATATGTGCAAAGGACTCTGCCAACACACCAACAGAAGAGTCAGGAAACCAATTGTGGTGAAAACGATTACCGgttatgtttatttaaaatgacCCCTTGGAGGAACTGCAAAACAAATTATACATGGCCTAAGCAAAATGTGGTGCATGAGGACAAGTTCCCTAAAATCAGGTCACTCCTGACTCCTGGGCATATTTACAAGTGATGCTCAGTGATGCAGATAAAATAACTGGAAGGGATACTTTCTTCTTTCACCAGGTTCTCTGGGTGAGCTTGATAAGTGCAGAGTGGCCCTGCTGgacctgcccccttgcccccaaATGTGCATGCCAAGCCTAAATTTCATCTCCAGTGACCCAGTACAAGGCTGAATAAGGAGTCCAAAGG from Lacerta agilis isolate rLacAgi1 chromosome 1, rLacAgi1.pri, whole genome shotgun sequence includes these protein-coding regions:
- the LOC117060730 gene encoding serine protease inhibitor 2.1-like, with the translated sequence MKPTILLSLLLIVLQVHSGYGGKDSVQEKLVSSIDDFAFKFSKHITSRQGARNIFFSPMSISMAFSLVGMGAKSNTQKQIYKGLGLNSIDTSKIHAGFQEFLKALTSSKHEGTVNIGNGLYLAKGIKIATKYNKDLQSFYKSEIFAVNFKDNVVAEKQINDYVKDNTKGKIPEVVKGLDPNSMMVLVNYIYFKDEWQDPFDPENTEKKDFFVDERTTVKVDMMQKNGYFRHVRDEQLSCWVLELPYKGGAVAWFILPDKGKLKKVEDGLQGKTLSKWRKSFQTGKQFYLSIPKLSMATSYDLKDLLSGLGISEVFTPKADLTGITGGGKLKIDRASHKALLDINEKGTEAAAAVFMSSGVGAAPGPPPIPLNFNRPFLFSIMASVDGPMLFMGKTVNPVQP